ctaccaaaaaaaaaaatcgcAAAAATAAGCGGGAAAAAATGTCAGATTCTAAGTTTCAAACCTCCGGAGATGATtcatcatcaccatcaCCGCCGATTTGTTGGATTGCGTGTTTACGATccatcatttttcttgtaagCGTTTAGCTTTCTGTCATctctttatcttttttcctatttttttttttcactagTTTTTGCACTGAATAACACCTCCCCTTACTCATAAATGTGCTAGCTGAATCCATATTTCCTAGTCTTGCATTCCCTTTCCCTTCAAACAGCGCTGcccttcttcatcttcattgtCGAAAATAACCATTCTTCTCCTATCTTGAAATCTAAAAATAACGCTACTACAGAAAGCTTTTTTCACAGGAACTAGGGCGAAGCGTACAAGAATAAGGAAAGACAGCGTAGTTACAAACTAAACTATCTATACTATAACGACCGAaaatttctgttttttaACACCTCTTCTACCAAACACAACGAGAGTGCATTAGAAATAGGACAAAACTGGGCTCAAACTAATGTCTGATTACTTTAGTTCCAGACCTTCGCAAACGCTCACGCCGATGGGCAATAAGCCATCTGGCGGTGGTGGCGGCGATGACGCCTCCTCCATCCACTCGAAGAGCTCGCAGTACTTGATGGACATCTTACCTGATTCGATGACCTTGAACGAAAGTGTTTCCTCCATAGTGGCAAACAATCAGGCAAAGGAGTTTATTTTGCCTGAAACAGATGAGAGATCTCCCTACTTCATAAACGTCCCTATACCAAAGGCTCAGCCAACCTCTACTACGGAAACGAAGAAGCCCCTTGCAGGTGATGAAGCTATCGATGGGCAGTTTGTTAAGGAGTATCCCACCGACATCCTTGTAGACAGGTTTTataaatggaaaaaaattctgaaaGGGTTAGTGATTTACTTGAGGGAAGTCGCGTATGCGCAAGAACAGTTCGCACGGATCAATTACCAACTGAAAGGATCTGTGaaatttccatttttgactgatattgatgaaacCACAAATACCATTACGGATCCATTCACAACGGCTCCTAGAGGCCCTAAGAAAGCGCAGCCTGCGCAGAAGAAAGTTGGCCTGACTGACAGCGAACAATTTCAGATGCAAATGCAACAGGAACAGCAGGAAAATGCAGTGCAGGCTCCCACAGATGAAAGTAAAATGAGTTTGGCGCCTCATGAATACAAGCCTGTCCAGACCACAGAGTCGGACAATACATCTGCCGCATCCGGTTTTGTTAAGTTCGGTTCAGGCTCGATTCAAGACATCCAGGtcattttgaagaagtacCATCTTTCGTTGGCTAACCAGCAATTTAAGATCTCTAAAGAGATTACGTCCACCGTCATTCCTAAATTGGAGGAATTGAGAAAAGATTTAAGATATAAAATTACGGAAATTAAGGACCTTCATGGTGATTTCAAAACAAACATCGGAGCACATATTCAGCTAACAAGtcaactattgaaaaaatacatcGCAGCTGTAAAATTCATGAACGCGCATGGTATTGGCAACGATAGAGCATCTCCTACTAATAAGAAGCCACATAAATTGGATCCAAAACATGATCCATATCTTTTGAAACTGCAACTAGACTTACAACTCAAACGTCAAGTTGCCGAAGAAACTTACTTGCAAGAAGCGTTCATCAATTTACAGAGTTCAGGTTTgcaattagaaaaaattatatacaCCAAAATCCAGCATGCTTTGTTGCGTTATTCTGCTTTAATTGACTCCGAAGCTCGTCTAATGATCAAAAATATGTGCCAAGAACTACAACATGGTATAATATCAAAGCCTCCTGCATTTGAATGGGATAATTTTGTCACACAGCATCCGTCCTGTCTACTCAATTGGAAATCCAACGATCCTATACCACCACCAAGAAAAGTTTCCGACGTTATTTATCCCCACATGAAATCCCCACTGGCCAAGTGTATTAAGGCAggttattttttgaagaaatcgGAATTGTTGCCCACTTACCACCAAGGATATTTTGTTCTAACATCAAACTATATTCATGAATTCCAGAGTAGCGATTTTTATAACCTATCTTCTTCTACCCCTAACTCCACGAAGTCTTCAGcttattcttcttccgTTTCCATTGCAGACACTTATGCCAATGCTAATAATGCCAAAGCTAACAATCATCATCGCCAGGCTAGTGATGTACATAACAGCAGTACGACAACTGGTGGTACAGCTGGTGCAAATGGTATTCGCGGTATTCGCAAAAAGAGCTATTTGGCACCGATTATGAGTATTCCGCTAAATGATTGTACCTTAAAGGATGCATCTTCCACCAAATTTGTTCTTGTAGGTAAACCCACTCTTAATGAAAACGCTGATGTTAGAAAATCTAGCTCTAGCACTTATTTATCTGGCTCTTCACAAGCGTCTTTACCAAAATATGGCCACGAGACtgcaaaaatattttcaaaagccCCATTCCACAAGTTTTTGAAGGGAAGTAAGCccaaaaataagaatacGAAATCAAGTGAACTGGACCAATTTTACGCTGCAGCTCAAAAGGAATCGAACAATTATGTGACTTGGACCTTTAAAATAGTATCTCCAGAGCCTTCTGAAGAGGAATTGAAACATTTTAAACGTTGGGTccaagatttgaaaaatttaacgAGCTTCAATGACACTAAAGATAGAATTAAGTTTATCGAAGACCGTGTGATGAAATCACACCGATTCAAGGCGGGACATATGTCAAGAAACAGCGTGAACATAGGTTCCCATACACCTTGTTTAACAGATAGCACATTCACATTACAAGACGGTACTACGACGTCCGTCAACCTAAAGGGCAGGGCGGAGAAACCTCAGTATATTCATATTCAGAACAATTCACTAGCAGATTTTGATGGAAATGGTTTTAGATCCAAGGTTAATACACCTGCTATTGACGATTATGGCAATTTGATTACGGTGGAAAGAAGACCTGCACAATCTCCGCACCAATACTCTGACTACATGGCCACTTCAGGTAACACAACTCCTTCTTATTCATCGGGCTCAAGACCTCAAAGCATGTATAATGGGTATAACCCGGCTGTATCAATAACGAGTAATGGGATGATGCTCCAACAATCAACagcaaataataatactaatCCAACAACTAATTTGCGCCAccaaagaaatatttcacAAACAAGTTCCCTACCTGGATTTTCATACACATCCCTATCCCTACCAGTGAATTCTCCAGGTAGCTCTAATTCAGAATCCAGCTCAGGCGGTTATTTTGCCATTCCGCTTCATGggaacaacaacaataataattaCACCCAGAGAAACTCTGAAGGCTCTAGCCCATGTTATAATGACGACCAAATAcgacaacaacagcaacctTTACAAATGCAACCTTTATCAAGAACTTCAAGTTCAAGTGTTAATGTCACAGCGATGAGAAGTACATCTGCAGGTAATTCAATTACAGCGAACGCTCCCGTTGTACCTAAGGTGATGGTCAATAACCAAAATGTTAAAACTGTTGCTGCCGATCAGTCTGCTACAGCACCTTCTTCACCTACCATGAATTCGTCCGTCACAACGATCAACCGCGAATCACCATACCAAACcttaaagaaaacgaaCAGCACAGGCAATGTTCCTTGTTTGACTGCTGAAAAGACTCATGCGCACCCTGCTTTCTATAAACGGGGCAATAATAGCGCCCAAAATTTGACTACCTCTAGTTCAACAGCTTCTAGGGTGCATCCTATCCGAAAGCACAAGAAAAACGTATCATTTAGTTCTTTGAATAGTTtaatgttttcaaaaaagggTGCAAATCACGGTGGTAATCTAATGACTAACCAATTTATGAGTGGTGGAATTCAAGAAGATGATGGTGATTCAACTAATAATGATACTATAAAGCTAAACCAGTCGATTTATTCTTAATTGTTACGCCTTAACTTTTGTTCTCTTTTGAGAAACAGCCTGTATGGTTCGCCGTTTATTTTCTAAGCACCgttttttattcatatttttataatgCAACTCCTATAGAATATAGATGTTTCGTGTTTTTAATTCCTGCTATGACTTTGTGTCAATGGTATGTGAACTAACAACTGTGTGGTAGTTTGGGATGGTACGTAAAGGTGTTCGTGATTATATAAGCAATcttaaaatatttgtatCGCACCATGAGGTGCCCAAtaatgaaatgaaaattacTATTATGAACTATACTAAAAAgatgaaacttttttatcAATCCCAGGTTCTTTTActtattatttttggaTATAAGAACAAAATCGGATTTCCCATGCTTTTTCTCAATGCCTATATGAAATCTTTTCGAAACAGCCAGTACATGTAACAATTATGATACGAACTTGATCGGTAACCCATAAATAACAGGAGCTGCGCCGTTCAAGTAACGTAGATGGCATACACCTCTAGATTTAGAGACGGCATATGAAACAGATAGGCTATTACCATTCAAATCGTCAGTATTACAGCGAAATCccatcttttcaaaaagttcCTCGCtaaatttatcaatatcTTTGTCAGTTACATCCCACAGATTACCTAGTACCATAGGGCATCCTCCCAGCAAATAAGTATAGATTGTTCCAGTAGGTTCTAACTTGCCGTAATATTTCATCGCTGCTGAAGAGCAGCCCAGTAAAAAGCTGGGGGCAATTTTGGTGCATTTCTTAATCTCCTTACTCCTTACATATTGTTCACCTCCGCCATGCCCTATATAAACGAATAAGTTAGAATTTTGCagcattttcaaaagtgtTTCCTCTTCCGGCTTCTCGTTCATCACTAATTGAGAGGAAGGTTTTGCATCGATTATTTTTTGGAACATACCCTTGAATTTAGATTCAGTCCTGGACAAATCTCCGTTCGGATTTAATATCATACTAATGTTGTCCTCAATAGTTACTTGAAGGGGTAGTTGGTAATGGAAACGCGATAAAAGTTTATTCAGACAAACATAGGACGGAACACGTGTGATAGacaaatctttcaaaaatgaaagacACTCCCAAGGGAATAAATGGCATGAACTGCTAACGACTAAAAATGTATGAAATATACTATTAGTTGTCATAGTTGCCctatatttctttatttgcTCTTCTAACTGCACGTGAAGCATGCTGAAATCAATTTCGTCGTaagcattttcttcaccaTGGAAGAGAAGAATATCAAGAACAAAGTATATCAGGTCTTCCATCTTCGAAAGAAAATCGATTTCTTGCGGATTAAGTTTCAAGAACAATTCGATTACCCAATCTTCAACTTTTATAAACATTGCCGGATTGCCATAGAGTTTTCTGGAAGGAAGATTTTGATGCAGAATTTCGTAAAATTtatctttaaatttttcaaataacGAGTTGTCGACTACTTCAGGGCTAAAAAACCCTTGAACGCCATTGAACCAACTATTTTCAATGTTATTCAACAATTGTTGCATTCTTTTATCCAAATCATATCTTGTGGTCCACCaagattttctttcttctcttgtTTTAATCTTGTTGGTAACTTCCACTGACGTCGTTTGGTTGCTTTCATTGATAATAGAAAGTAGTTTTTTTGTAGCCTCCGGAAATGAGAGATGAACTTCGTCGAGGTCTCTTGAATTAGATCGTATTAGCGGTAGCCTTAAATGCGTCCTTCTCTTACGTCGCGGTTCTAATTTGGATAGAAGTAAATTTCCAGTTATGGGACAGAAGTCAATAGTTATAACATTAATATTAAGGTTGCTCTCCATTAAGTCCTTCTGGGCGGCAGATACTCTAATACTCTCTGTAATTGTGGATATATTGTTCGGAGCTATTAGTGATGAAACGCGAAATTCTCGgtaatttttattatcaatattattCAATACCTTATCGAATAACAAAGGCATATGCCTTGGCAAGTCAGTTAGCGAAAAATTAGTTATCAAACTACTCTCAGCATTATGGATACTAGTTATGTTTGAAAGGATAGTCAGAGTTAATGAAGAAAGGGAGGAAATTTTGGACAGTTCGTGATTATCTAATGTGTCTAGTTTCAAACTCTCCAAAAGTTCTTTCATCTGTTTTAATTTACTAATAGCAGCAATTCTATCAAATTTCTGTCTTATATTCTTACCTCTAGGCGTCATGCTCGACGATCTTGGTGAATCGCAAAGCTTCAATCCTGTACTATGCTTGGAAGGAGTTTTTAAAATGTTGTTGGGCATCGTGCTAGGAATAACAGGCAGAGAAGAGGGAATCCCAAGGGTAGATTCAAACATACCTTTGAAGAAAGGATCTTCCTCCAATTGGCTCATTACTTTTTGCCACATATTGTGTACTCTATTGATTACATTTTTGGGCATATATTCGGACAGACAAATGCTGTCGTCAATATCCTTACCCAAGTGAAGCTTCCACAAATTAGGTAGGAATGTTTTTTCTAGCTGGTCACCGAAATATAGGACCAACGACTGCTCTAACTTTACAAATTCCTTATTATCATACAGAAACATTGTCAAACTTGTAATGTCTGCCTCAGCATCAAGATAATCAAATGCCTTATTGGCTTTTCCCAAAGTTATATTTTGAAGACAGGTTTGCTCTGTAATCATATAGTATCTGTGAAGAAAATGCAGACATCTGTAGACGATAATAGGTTCCTCTAAGTCAGAAATAATTCTAGACAGTTCTTTACTGTAGAACTCACAGTCTCTGGCAGAACCAATGCGTATATGTATTTTAATGAGTTGGAAAAAACTAAACGATAGACTTTTTAGTAATGCTAGCCTGGATCCTTGTGAcaatttgttcttctttttgagCAACGATAATGCTAAATTTTGTGCTTTTCTACAATCAATTACTGCGGATATAACATTACCAGCTTTAATATTTAATTTCGCGCtttcattaaaaatttttatgTTCAAAAGTATGACTTTGATGTAAAGTGACATGGGTAGGTTGTGGTCGTTATTGATATCAAATAATTCAGGCTTCATAGCAGGCAGtgtttttccaaaatatatTTGAAACGCTGTCAAGTCAGAGTCCCACAAGTGGACATTTATTAAAGAACTTGCATGTAATAACGCCTGCTCTATTTTCGCCGTTGATAAAttcattgttttttgtAGTTGATTCTTCATCATGAGGGCATCATCAATCATATATAAGCTCAGATAAGCC
This sequence is a window from Saccharomyces cerevisiae S288C chromosome VII, complete sequence. Protein-coding genes within it:
- the ASK10 gene encoding Ask10p (Regulator of the Fps1p glycerol channel; under nonstress conditions, binds to Fps1p to positively regulate glycerol transport; under osmotic stress, multiple phosphorylation by Hog1p causes Ask10p to dissociate from Fps1p; forms homodimers and heterodimerizes with paralog Rgc1p; phosphorylated in response to oxidative stress; has a role in destruction of Ssn8p; associates with RNA polymerase II holoenzyme); this translates as MSDYFSSRPSQTLTPMGNKPSGGGGGDDASSIHSKSSQYLMDILPDSMTLNESVSSIVANNQAKEFILPETDERSPYFINVPIPKAQPTSTTETKKPLAGDEAIDGQFVKEYPTDILVDRFYKWKKILKGLVIYLREVAYAQEQFARINYQLKGSVKFPFLTDIDETTNTITDPFTTAPRGPKKAQPAQKKVGLTDSEQFQMQMQQEQQENAVQAPTDESKMSLAPHEYKPVQTTESDNTSAASGFVKFGSGSIQDIQVILKKYHLSLANQQFKISKEITSTVIPKLEELRKDLRYKITEIKDLHGDFKTNIGAHIQLTSQLLKKYIAAVKFMNAHGIGNDRASPTNKKPHKLDPKHDPYLLKLQLDLQLKRQVAEETYLQEAFINLQSSGLQLEKIIYTKIQHALLRYSALIDSEARLMIKNMCQELQHGIISKPPAFEWDNFVTQHPSCLLNWKSNDPIPPPRKVSDVIYPHMKSPLAKCIKAGYFLKKSELLPTYHQGYFVLTSNYIHEFQSSDFYNLSSSTPNSTKSSAYSSSVSIADTYANANNAKANNHHRQASDVHNSSTTTGGTAGANGIRGIRKKSYLAPIMSIPLNDCTLKDASSTKFVLVGKPTLNENADVRKSSSSTYLSGSSQASLPKYGHETAKIFSKAPFHKFLKGSKPKNKNTKSSELDQFYAAAQKESNNYVTWTFKIVSPEPSEEELKHFKRWVQDLKNLTSFNDTKDRIKFIEDRVMKSHRFKAGHMSRNSVNIGSHTPCLTDSTFTLQDGTTTSVNLKGRAEKPQYIHIQNNSLADFDGNGFRSKVNTPAIDDYGNLITVERRPAQSPHQYSDYMATSGNTTPSYSSGSRPQSMYNGYNPAVSITSNGMMLQQSTANNNTNPTTNLRHQRNISQTSSLPGFSYTSLSLPVNSPGSSNSESSSGGYFAIPLHGNNNNNNYTQRNSEGSSPCYNDDQIRQQQQPLQMQPLSRTSSSSVNVTAMRSTSAGNSITANAPVVPKVMVNNQNVKTVAADQSATAPSSPTMNSSVTTINRESPYQTLKKTNSTGNVPCLTAEKTHAHPAFYKRGNNSAQNLTTSSSTASRVHPIRKHKKNVSFSSLNSLMFSKKGANHGGNLMTNQFMSGGIQEDDGDSTNNDTIKLNQSIYS
- the ESP1 gene encoding separase (Separase/separin, a caspase-like cysteine protease; cleaves Mcd1p/Scc1p, a mitotic cohesin complex subunit, resulting in the dissociation of cohesin from chromatin and sister chromatid separation; cleaves meiotic-cohesin subunit Rec8p along chromosome arms in meiosis I and at centromeric sites during meiosis II; inhibits PP2A-Cdc55p to promote mitotic exit; inhibited by Pds1p (securin); relative distribution to the nucleus increases upon DNA replication stress); the encoded protein is MMVKQEEPLNEISPNTPMTSKSYLLNDTLSKVHHSGQTRPLTSVLSGDASSNSIGILAMHNNIIRDFTKIASNNIDLAIEDITTVDHSLNSIYSLLKSHHMWGHINSTVKQHLMIIVKLINNNALGLASSEIIFLFNETNLFQAHSLKNILLADFSTWNDYYLSNLKILALQIILKRKLVDEYLPHILELFSHDKRYLLKDPNLKAHALTKIVLSFFSVTTSCKVLFGLKFLQYIKQFKLPFKKFISNITVECFSKNLLHKNYLEMGPNKIYLNSFYLSYSMLYDGLDKIMLLDILSYEETTEVQRAIKSKKEFNEYCNMSENRLLWSCISVDDLNVILENATNFLQNKGKHISATLKCLVCLWSTIRLEGLPKNKDILRQFDCTVIYINSNIKSINDESAAALLSELLGVLSEICIDYKEPKRLSNIISVLFNASVLFKSHSFLLKTANLEISNVLISNDSKTSHRTILKFEKFISSAQSAQKKIEIFSCLFNVYCMLRNDTLSFVFDFCQNAFIHCFTRLKITKFIEFSNSSEIMLSVLYGNSSIENIPSENWSQLSRMIFCSLRGIFDLDPLELNNTFDKLHLLNKYELLIRIVYLLNLDMSKHLTTNLSKITKLYINKWLQKSDEKAERISSFEMDFVKMLLCYLNFNNFDKLSIELSLCIKSKEKYYSSIVPYADNYLLEAYLSLYMIDDALMMKNQLQKTMNLSTAKIEQALLHASSLINVHLWDSDLTAFQIYFGKTLPAMKPELFDINNDHNLPMSLYIKVILLNIKIFNESAKLNIKAGNVISAVIDCRKAQNLALSLLKKKNKLSQGSRLALLKSLSFSFFQLIKIHIRIGSARDCEFYSKELSRIISDLEEPIIVYRCLHFLHRYYMITEQTCLQNITLGKANKAFDYLDAEADITSLTMFLYDNKEFVKLEQSLVLYFGDQLEKTFLPNLWKLHLGKDIDDSICLSEYMPKNVINRVHNMWQKVMSQLEEDPFFKGMFESTLGIPSSLPVIPSTMPNNILKTPSKHSTGLKLCDSPRSSSMTPRGKNIRQKFDRIAAISKLKQMKELLESLKLDTLDNHELSKISSLSSLTLTILSNITSIHNAESSLITNFSLTDLPRHMPLLFDKVLNNIDNKNYREFRVSSLIAPNNISTITESIRVSAAQKDLMESNLNINVITIDFCPITGNLLLSKLEPRRKRRTHLRLPLIRSNSRDLDEVHLSFPEATKKLLSIINESNQTTSVEVTNKIKTREERKSWWTTRYDLDKRMQQLLNNIENSWFNGVQGFFSPEVVDNSLFEKFKDKFYEILHQNLPSRKLYGNPAMFIKVEDWVIELFLKLNPQEIDFLSKMEDLIYFVLDILLFHGEENAYDEIDFSMLHVQLEEQIKKYRATMTTNSIFHTFLVVSSSCHLFPWECLSFLKDLSITRVPSYVCLNKLLSRFHYQLPLQVTIEDNISMILNPNGDLSRTESKFKGMFQKIIDAKPSSQLVMNEKPEEETLLKMLQNSNLFVYIGHGGGEQYVRSKEIKKCTKIAPSFLLGCSSAAMKYYGKLEPTGTIYTYLLGGCPMVLGNLWDVTDKDIDKFSEELFEKMGFRCNTDDLNGNSLSVSYAVSKSRGVCHLRYLNGAAPVIYGLPIKFVS